The uncultured Trichococcus sp. DNA window CCAGAAGTACAGTACAACGCCTATGTTTATTGCAGCAAATTGCGAGGATGGCGGCAGCAGTCTCTGTCAAAACGGCACACAAGTGGCAACACAAGCGCAATGTGGAGCGACTGCTACTCCGGAAGCTGCGTATCAAATGGGAAATATCGGTGGCATAGAGGCTACTGCCTTGGGATGCAATTGGACCTTTTCGCCAATCGTGGATATCCTCTTTAATTGGCGCAACACAATCGTGAATACCAGATCTTTTGGGAATGAAGCGGACCAAGTTTTGGAATTGGCCAAAGCAAATATCAAAGGCTTAAAAAACAGCAATATACTGGCAAGCGCGAAACATTTTCCGGGAGATGGCGTTGAAGAAAGAGATCAACACTTGGTGATGGGAATCAACGATTTGACCTGTGAAGAATGGGATGCCAGTTTCGGAAAGGTGTATCAGTCACTCATAGAAGATGGACTGGAAACAATTATGATTGGACACATTGCACTTCCTGCATACAGTAGAAAGTTACGACCAGGCATTCTGGATGAAGACATTATGCCGGCTACGCTAGCGCCTGAAATCACAACTGATTTATTGAGAAAACAATTAGGTTTCCAAGGGCTAGTAGTAACCGACGCTTCTCATATGGGGGGCTTACTGAGTGCTAGACCAAGAAACGAACAGCTTCCGCATGCGATTGCAGCGGGATGCGACATGTTCTTGTTCATGCATGATGAAGAAGAGGATTTCCAATACATGCTGGATGGGTATGAAAAAGGCATCATTTCTGAAGAGCGATTACAGGAAGCCCTTGAACATATCTTAGGGATGAAGGTAAAGCTAGGCTTGCACGAAATGAAAGCGGAGTCTCTTGAAGAGGCGACGGAGAAATTGGCGCAAATCGGCAGTACAGAGCACTTAGCAACGGCAAAAAAAATTGCCGATGAAAGCATTACGCTTGTAAAAGATACACAAAGCTTGCTACCGATCGATGTGCGTGAGAAGAAACGAGCCATGCTGTATTTTCTCGAAAGTGCTCCCGTTTCTTATGCTGATGGCACAGACAAAGCCAAGAAAATCGTGGTTGAAGAACTGGAAAAAGCTGGATTTCAGGTTGACGTGAATGATTCGTTTTATGACCTTGAGCAAAGAGAACGCTCACCATTCAATAAATTTAAGATTATGGCTATGCCAACAGTTGAATCTTTCAAAAAGCAATACGATGTTGTTTTCGTGTTTGTCCATATGAAAGGTTATGCCCAAGAAAATAATGTACGGGTGAAATATTCTGCGCCGCATTCCAATGAATTGCCTTGGTGGATCAACGAAGTTCCTACGGTTTGTGTTTCTTTAAGCTATACCAATCATTTATATGATTTACCAATGATGAAAACATTCATAAATGCTTATGGACCAACCAGAGCATGCATTCGAGCCACAGTTGAGAAGATAACGGGTCAGTCGGAATTTAAGGGCAAATTTAATGAAACCGTATGGTGCAACAGTTGGGACACGAGATATTGATACAGAAAGGAAGTTGCAAAAATGTCCATACAAGGAGAAATATTGCTGAAAGTTAAAAATATGTTTAAAAGCTTTGGGCCTACGATTGCCTTAAAAGATGTAAATCTGACTATAAAAAGAGGCCAAATCCATGGTCTAGTCGGTGAAAATGGAAGCGGTAAGAGCACCGTGACCAGTATTGCATCCGGATTGCAGGATTGCGATAGCGGGGAAATGATTTATCTTGGGAAATCATGGCATCCGGAAAGTATGATTTATGCACGCGAGCAAGGCATGAGCATGATCCTTCAGGAAGCAAATACGATCAGTGATGTGACTGTTGCAGAGAATTTATTTGCGGGAAAAGAAGCGGAATTCACTAACTTGGGTATGGTGTCCAAAAAGAAAATGGTTCAAGCGGCTGATGAACTCCTGCAAAAATTTGGTGTCGAGCACATCAAGGGCGGTGACAGCATAAACAGATACAGCTTTGAAGACCGAAAACTGATTGAAATATGCCGTGCGGTAACGGATGATACACAGCTGTTAGTTGTTGATGAAACAACTACAGCCTTAAGCCATATCGGGAGAGCGTTAATCTACAAGCTCATCAACAAAATGGCGGCTGAAGGAAAAGCGGTCATATTCATCAGTCACGATATGGATGAAATCATTGAAGTATGCAATATTTTGACGGTATTGAGGGACGGAAACATCATAGGGACGTTAGAAAAAGAAGATATGGATCCCAAAAAAATCCGTTATATGATGGTAGGGCGTGAAATTGGAGAAGCTTACTACAGAGACGACTACGATCCATCCCACTCCGGTGAAGTTGTATTGGAATTTAAGAATGCATCCTTTAATGAAATAAAAAACTTTAATCTGAAATTGCATAAGGGTCAAATCTTAGGCCTGGGCGGATTATCCGGCAGCGGCATGCGTGATGTAGGGAGAGCAGCTTTTGGATTGGAAAGGCTGAAAGAGGGTGCCATCGAATGTAAAGGAAACCCTATCGAAGGTATTATGTCCGCAATCGACAATAATATGGGCTACATCTCAAAAAATCGCGATCGGGAAGCGCTGATTGGTGAAGGCTCAATCCGAGATAACATCATTATGCCAAGTATTCGGGGACTGTCCGGAAAGATGATGTATTTATCAAAAAAAGCATCCACAAAAGTTGCCCAACACCAAATTGATGCTTTCAGCATAAAATGCAACAACGAGAACCAATACGTTTCAACTTTATCTGGCGGTAACAAGCAAAAGGTTTCCTTCGCAAAATGGATGGCAAAAGACAGTGACATCTTCATCATGGATTGCCCGACTCGCGGAGTGGATATTGGTGTTAAACAATTTATGTATCAATTGATTAGCCAAATGAAAGCGGATAATAAGGCGATATTGATGATCAGTGAAGAATTGCCGGAGCTGATCGGAATGTGCGATCAGATCATAATCATGAAAGACAATGAAGTCAGCGCCAACATTACACGGGATAAGGATCTGAAACAGACAGATATCATTGAGTACATCATTTAATGGCGTCTTTTGGGAATAATGAAAGGAGATAATTATGGAAAAACCAGTAAATAAATCGAGTGGAGAAAATCATATCGAATCGGCGGATTTTCTTGGTCTGATGAAAAAAATCAAAAAGTGGGATTGGCTAAGTATTGTTCCTTACTTAGGCTTAGTATTAATCCTGATCGTTTTTAGCTTTACTTCCAATGGGAACCTGTTTGGAGCTTATAACGTCAGCATTGTGGTCCAACAAACGGTGGCTTTGGCTATTGTATGTCTGGGAGGAGTATTTGTATACTCAATGGGAAATTTGGACATCTCGATTGGAGCCACAATCGGTCTCTGCACACTGATTCAAGCGATTGTTTTAAATGCCACAGGAAATCTTTTGCTAGCGTTTATGGCCGCATTGCTCTTAGCGCTGTCTTTTGGATTAATCAATGGGGCGGTGAGTTCTTGGTTAGGTCTCCCTTCTGTCATCACTAGTTTGTTCCTGATGTTTATCGGAACAGGCGTTCAAACGATTATAACTCTGAAAACTAATACAATCAGAACCAGCTTTGATTTTTCATTCTGGAAAAACATGTATGTTCAAATTGGAGCATTGGTAATTATGTTTTCTGTCGTGTATTACTTATTCAATTATACGCGTCTGGGTAAATATACAAGTAGTATTGGTGCAAACTTGGAATTTGCCAAACAAAGTGGTGTGAATGTATTCAGAAACAAAATATATGCGTATCTCATCATGGGAACCTGCGTAGCGATAGCGAGCCTGTTCATTTTAGCCCGGTCGGGAAGCTCTTCCCGTGTCACGGGTGCAGGGTATCATATGGATGTTATGGTGGCGTTGATCCTCGGCGGAATGCCTTTGTCAGGAGGAATGAAGAGTAAAGTCAGTGCTGCTCTGATCGGTTCATTTTCCTATATTCTTTTGACAAATGGGCTTACGCTATCCGGGGTTGCTGCAAGTAATGTTCCGCTGGTAAAGGCATTGATTTTTGCGGTCATCGTGATCATAACCAGCCGCAAGAAAGGAGTCGTGTTACCTAGATAAGCTGCCCCTATTCAATGTTTGGAATGTTTCATAAAAAATATATCAGGAGATGATCAGGATGAAAAAAATGATAAAACTACTTATGAGTGCAACAATGTTATTAGGCTTGGCAGCGTGTGGTGGAGCAGGTGAACAACAAGGGTCCGACTCGACTGCGGCAGGCAACAGTACAGCTGAGGAAGCCTCATTTGATTATGCGGATGTAAAGATTGGCGTACTCGGTCATATGCAGAGCGGAGAGACGCTCGATGCACTGACCGTTTATATGGACGCTTTGTCGGAGGAAGTGGGTTTCTCATATGAGTATGTCGTAGGAAGCAGCTACGATGAGCAGACCAACATAACAGCCGTGCAGAATTTGATTGCATCTGGAGTGGACGGGATTATTCTGGCGATAGACAGCGGAACACCGGCGATTTTGCAGGAGTGTGAGGCTGCAGGTGTATTCCTATCCGCATTCATCACAGACATGGATAGCAGTTTTGATGAGTTAAAGTCAAGTGACTATTATTTGGGAAATGTGAATGATGGCCTGTACGATACTTCCTCAATTGGAGAAAAAGCTGCCGAGTTAGTAATCGAAGATGGTAATACGACCGTAGGCATCGTAACCTTCCCATTACTATACTTCCCACAGAAAAGTGCGGCAATCCAAGCGTTTACGGAAACAATTGAAAGCCATAATGACACTGCGACCGAACCTATTGAAATCTATGAGACTCAGGAGTTAAGTTTTAGTGCATTGGAAGATACATATTTTAATAATTATCCTGAATTAGACTCTATTTTTAGCTTAGCGAGTGGTTTTGTGCATCCGACTATGGTAAGCGCAGATAAGACAGATGTTGATTTGTATACCACAGGATTTAAAAAAGATGATTTAGACGCATTTGAAAATGGCGAAATGAGAATGATGACGTTATCGAATGTCGAAGTTGTAGCCCTTCCTGTTGCGATGATTCTTAATGCTGTGGCAGAGAAACCCTTTGCTGATCAACCAGAAGAAGCAGAGCGTATCGATACTTCAGTGGTTTTTGTAACCAACGATGAAGAGTTAACAGCTCTGGAGGAAAAATGTTTCTACTTCACCGCAGATATAGACCAATCTTTCATTTCTCCGGAAGACTTCACGCAATATCTTACTGCATATAATCCAGATGCAAGCTATGAGGAGCTCAAAGAAGTACTTGTGAACATGTCTATGGAAGATTTGATGGCCAAATGAGAATAGTAAGACGATTAGTCACAAGGAAATGCTGGGGTGAAATTTATGAATAGTAAAACAATGGTCAGGAATATATTGATAACAATATGCTTGCCCATTCTGATGTTCGTGGTTATGTACACTATCACAAAATCGAATGGGATAGACTATTATGGGCAATCGGCCATGTGGAAAACTATTTTCAGGAATTTGGGGATGGCTGTCACGATGGGCTGTGGGTTAGCCATGCAATTACGTCATGGAAGATTTGACTTTTCAGGTGGGGCTACGATGGTGTTGGCTGGAACTCTAGGTGTCTATTATACGCAACAGTTTAATGGTGGACCGATGATGCTACTGGCACTATGTGTTGTTTTCTCAGTAATCATCAGTATGATTACTGCCACAGTCTATGTCACTTCAAAATTGCCGATCATCATTTGTACAATTATGTTAGCGTTAGTTTATGAAGCATTGACTCTTGTTCTTGCAGGAGGCAATGGTGTAAATATTATGGCGAATGTGGGCTTGAATATTTTTGGGAGAGAACCCTACACAATATATATTATGGTGTTCGCCATGATTTTGTATCAAATTATTCTATCGCTTACGCCTTTTGGGTATAGAGCAAAACTATTGAGACATGGTCAGCATGTCTCGGTAAACATTGGAATCAATGAGAGAAAAAATGTTATTACAGCCTATGTTTTTTCTGGTATTTTATTTGGACTCGCGGCAACTATCTTTGTATCTCAAAATAAAGTAGAAACATTATCCAATTTATCTTCTACAGGGATTTTGTTCAGTTATATCGCTTCTGTCTACATAGGGATGTTCCTAGGGAAACTTACCCTTGAGATTGTTGGACTTACCATTGGAGCATTAACCATCCAGTTGATGAATTATGGTTTGGGTGCAATGGGTTATGACAGCGGTGGTTGGAATAACATATTCTTCGGAATATTTATGATGACATTCTGGATCATAACCAGTAAGGCTGGTCAGATTGAGATTTTTCTATCGAACCTATCCAAGAAGAAAGAAATGGGACAGAAGACTTAATTTTTTAGCATAATACCAATCATAGGCCTGAGCATTACTCCTTTTTGTAGTATGCAAAGGCCTATCCGTATGTATAAATGAAGCGTATGTGAGTCATAAATTAAAAAGGTTGGAGGTTTACCAATGCGGAACACTTATTCATTAAATGAGGGCTGGATATTTAAGAAAAGAGATTTCAGCTTAGAAAAAACAATACCCAAATCTGTATTGGAAGAGCGGATAAATTTACCGCATACATGGAACAATGAGGTAAATAATAGCAGGGAAGAGTTTTCCTATCAGAGAACAATCACTCTCTCAGAAAATCATAGGGACGATAATCTGTATTTAGAATTTTTAGGTGCGAATAGTGTATGCAAAGTCTATTTGAATGACCTATTTGTAGGAGAACATCGCGGGGGGTATTCGGCCTTTCGATTTGATATTACGGAATTGTATGATTGGGATAAGGAAAATGTAGTCACTGTGTTTGTGGATAATAGTCAAACGAAGGATGTGTCCCCTCTTAATGGGGACTTTACAATATACGGGGGCCTGTACAGACCTGTAAATCTGATTTGCGTTGGTAAAGAGCATTTCTCTTTAGATTTTTGGGGAACAGATGGCGTCATCATCAGGAGTGAAGTCAAAGAGGACAAATCAGGTGTCGTCAATTTAGAGGTACATACAGTTTGCGCACCAGATGCTGCAGTAAACATAACGATACTGGATGAAGGAGATCATATCATTTATTCGGAAACGATCCCATCGGACCAAAAAAATGTTGTCATTGAGCTGGATGGACCGAACCTTTGGGAAGGTCAAGAAAGCCCGTATTTATATACTTTAGAAGCAACCTTGCAGAAGAATGGAACGGCTGTCGATCAAGTCAAGAAAACATTCGGCTTCAGAAGGTGCAGCTTAACCCCTGATCGTGGCTTCTTTTTGAATGATAAACACTTGCGGATAAATGGCGTTGCCAAACATCAAGATTTTGAAGAGGTCGGGAATGCCGTTAGGAACGAACACATCGAAAAGGATTTTGAGATCATAAGAGAGATTGGCGCCAATGCAATCCGGCTTTCTCATTATCAGCATAGTCAATCTGTTTATGATTTGTGCGATAAAGAAGGATATGTGGTTTGGGCTGAGATACCGATGATGTCCTTGCCGGATAGGGAAGGCGTATTGGAGAATGCGGCCGACCAATTAACCGAGCTGATCCTACAAAACTGTCACCATCCTTCGATATGTTTCTGGGGTATTCAAAATGAAATTGCCATGGACGGAGAATCCATTGCAATGTACCAAGCAGTAAATACTTTGAATGACCGTGTGCGGGAATTACTGCCCACTGCCTTAACGGCCAGTGCAAATATGAATGAAGTCAAAAACAACAGTCCATTAAACTTTATTACTGACATGATGGGGTATAATTTATACTTTGGTTGGTATTATGACAGCATGCAAGACTTGAATGCTTGGATTGAAAATTTCCACACAGAAAATCCGCAAGTTTCGTTGGGTATTTCTGAATACGGGGCCGATTCTAATCTGGCTTTCCACTCTGATACTCCAAAAGTGAAGGACTACAGTGAAGAGTTTCAAGCAATCTACCATGAACAAACCTATCCCATCATCAAGGTAAAGCCCTATATGTGGGGAAGTTTTGTTTGGAACATGTTTGATTTTGGAAGTAGCGTCAGAAACGAAGGCGGCACGAAAGGGAAAAACTGCAAGGGGTTAGTCAGCTTTGATCGTAATACTAAGAAAGATGCTTTTTACTATTACAAAGCGAACTGGTCTCAGGAACCCTTTATTCATATATGCGAAAAACGTTTTATTAATAGGGACAAAGATAGGATTGACATCAAGATATATTCGAACCTGAAACAAGTTTCTTTAATAGTCAATGAAACAGATATGGGGACCGTTGCGGGTGAAACCGTATTTTCATTTGAAAATGTTCTTTTACAGCCGGGAGAGAATAAAGTCAGGGCGTATTCCGATAGTCACGAAGACAGTGCAGTCTTCAGGAAGGTTGACGCTCCAGATCAATCTTATATTTTTGTAGATCCGAATCCTGAGATAAATGTCAAAAACTGGTTTACACAAGAACGCGGTGAGGTTGACCTTTTCCCGAGCAATGCTTATTCGGTCCTGGACACATTAGGGACTTTAATGGAAAATGAAGAGGCGTGGAATGTAGTTAAAGAATCAGCACCAGACATCGCAGAACGCTCTGTGCCTGGCGCGCCTGTCACCTTGCTATGGGTTGCGAACAAGATGAAGAATTACTTCTCTGAAGAAGCGGTTAAAGAGATCAATAATAAATTGATAAAAATTACGAAAAGCTGACAGCGAACTTTTGCTTAAAGGATCTGTCAGGATAAAAAGTTAAGCGAAAAAGGCAGGAATTCACCCAGTTGCGGGGAGTTCCTGCCTTTTTCTTGTCCTTAAGCTATTCTCAAATCAAGTTCAAGGATATTTCCTCATCGAAACCACTTGGATCAGGATGAGTGCTAGACTGGTCAGCAAGGTGACGAAGACGATGCTATGAATGCCGCTGAGGTTGATGACGACGGCAGCCAAGCTGGCGCCGAAAGCGCCGCCCAATTGGATCAAGGAACCATTGATGCTGAGCATAAAGCTGGATTTGTTCTCGGTCACCTGGGCGATGCCGGTGTTAAGCTGTAGGCCGGTGAACCAGGCGCTCATCAGCCAGCCGATGATGAAGAGCACGCTTAACCATTTCGACGGTTGGAAAACCAAGATCAGCAACATTGCTGCTGTTTGGAGCACCGCCCCGAGCATCATCGACTTGGCATATCCGATGGCATCCGATACGTGGCCGCCGAGCAGGTTGCCCGTGAAACTGGCAAGGCCAAGCGCAACCAGTATCAGGCTCATCAGCGGCTCGATGGAAGGGAAAAGCAACAGCAAGTACGGTGTCGCATAGGTGTAGAAGGCGTTGTATCCCATGAACATCGTCAACGTATAAGCAAGTAGCAGCAACGTTTTCCCGTTCTTAAAGAACTGCAGCTCATTTTTCAGATCCAATTTTGTGGATGCATGGTCCGCTTTCGGCAAATATTTCAGGAAATAAGCGAGCGACAACAGCATCATGCCGTTCAGTATCCAAAAAATGCTGCGCCAATCCAGGACAGCGGACAAGGCGCGCGTCAACGGGATGCCGATGACAAGCGCCAAGGAACTGCCCATGATATAGAAAGCCAAGGAACGCCCTTGCCGATCCTTGGGCGAGAGCGCCAAGATCGTCGAAATGGCCAACACGCCGTAGCTGTTGGCGGAGATCCCCATCAGCAACCGGACGATCAGCAACTGCACAAAATTTTGGGCATAGATGAGCGCGAAGGTCGTCAAAATCGTCGCAAACAACATCAGCTTCAGCATCTTGCTGCGCTCGACCTTCCGGAACAGGATCAAAGTGATCGGCACCCCGAACGCCGCC harbors:
- a CDS encoding sugar ABC transporter ATP-binding protein; the encoded protein is MSIQGEILLKVKNMFKSFGPTIALKDVNLTIKRGQIHGLVGENGSGKSTVTSIASGLQDCDSGEMIYLGKSWHPESMIYAREQGMSMILQEANTISDVTVAENLFAGKEAEFTNLGMVSKKKMVQAADELLQKFGVEHIKGGDSINRYSFEDRKLIEICRAVTDDTQLLVVDETTTALSHIGRALIYKLINKMAAEGKAVIFISHDMDEIIEVCNILTVLRDGNIIGTLEKEDMDPKKIRYMMVGREIGEAYYRDDYDPSHSGEVVLEFKNASFNEIKNFNLKLHKGQILGLGGLSGSGMRDVGRAAFGLERLKEGAIECKGNPIEGIMSAIDNNMGYISKNRDREALIGEGSIRDNIIMPSIRGLSGKMMYLSKKASTKVAQHQIDAFSIKCNNENQYVSTLSGGNKQKVSFAKWMAKDSDIFIMDCPTRGVDIGVKQFMYQLISQMKADNKAILMISEELPELIGMCDQIIIMKDNEVSANITRDKDLKQTDIIEYII
- a CDS encoding ABC transporter permease; this encodes MEKPVNKSSGENHIESADFLGLMKKIKKWDWLSIVPYLGLVLILIVFSFTSNGNLFGAYNVSIVVQQTVALAIVCLGGVFVYSMGNLDISIGATIGLCTLIQAIVLNATGNLLLAFMAALLLALSFGLINGAVSSWLGLPSVITSLFLMFIGTGVQTIITLKTNTIRTSFDFSFWKNMYVQIGALVIMFSVVYYLFNYTRLGKYTSSIGANLEFAKQSGVNVFRNKIYAYLIMGTCVAIASLFILARSGSSSRVTGAGYHMDVMVALILGGMPLSGGMKSKVSAALIGSFSYILLTNGLTLSGVAASNVPLVKALIFAVIVIITSRKKGVVLPR
- a CDS encoding substrate-binding domain-containing protein, which codes for MKKMIKLLMSATMLLGLAACGGAGEQQGSDSTAAGNSTAEEASFDYADVKIGVLGHMQSGETLDALTVYMDALSEEVGFSYEYVVGSSYDEQTNITAVQNLIASGVDGIILAIDSGTPAILQECEAAGVFLSAFITDMDSSFDELKSSDYYLGNVNDGLYDTSSIGEKAAELVIEDGNTTVGIVTFPLLYFPQKSAAIQAFTETIESHNDTATEPIEIYETQELSFSALEDTYFNNYPELDSIFSLASGFVHPTMVSADKTDVDLYTTGFKKDDLDAFENGEMRMMTLSNVEVVALPVAMILNAVAEKPFADQPEEAERIDTSVVFVTNDEELTALEEKCFYFTADIDQSFISPEDFTQYLTAYNPDASYEELKEVLVNMSMEDLMAK
- a CDS encoding MFS transporter; this translates as MKKPNMMLLVFSLMSFVLAMTAFVFSGILDKVAVSLGISVADSGLLNTMYSYGAAFGVPITLILFRKVERSKMLKLMLFATILTTFALIYAQNFVQLLIVRLLMGISANSYGVLAISTILALSPKDRQGRSLAFYIMGSSLALVIGIPLTRALSAVLDWRSIFWILNGMMLLSLAYFLKYLPKADHASTKLDLKNELQFFKNGKTLLLLAYTLTMFMGYNAFYTYATPYLLLLFPSIEPLMSLILVALGLASFTGNLLGGHVSDAIGYAKSMMLGAVLQTAAMLLILVFQPSKWLSVLFIIGWLMSAWFTGLQLNTGIAQVTENKSSFMLSINGSLIQLGGAFGASLAAVVINLSGIHSIVFVTLLTSLALILIQVVSMRKYP
- a CDS encoding glycoside hydrolase family 3 N-terminal domain-containing protein, translating into MITNLKGMPYGLADKDIEWVEDTINKMSIEEKIGQLFIVLGKSSNEEYIRNLVEKYHIGGARYTERDPLKILHQNRAFQKYSTTPMFIAANCEDGGSSLCQNGTQVATQAQCGATATPEAAYQMGNIGGIEATALGCNWTFSPIVDILFNWRNTIVNTRSFGNEADQVLELAKANIKGLKNSNILASAKHFPGDGVEERDQHLVMGINDLTCEEWDASFGKVYQSLIEDGLETIMIGHIALPAYSRKLRPGILDEDIMPATLAPEITTDLLRKQLGFQGLVVTDASHMGGLLSARPRNEQLPHAIAAGCDMFLFMHDEEEDFQYMLDGYEKGIISEERLQEALEHILGMKVKLGLHEMKAESLEEATEKLAQIGSTEHLATAKKIADESITLVKDTQSLLPIDVREKKRAMLYFLESAPVSYADGTDKAKKIVVEELEKAGFQVDVNDSFYDLEQRERSPFNKFKIMAMPTVESFKKQYDVVFVFVHMKGYAQENNVRVKYSAPHSNELPWWINEVPTVCVSLSYTNHLYDLPMMKTFINAYGPTRACIRATVEKITGQSEFKGKFNETVWCNSWDTRY
- a CDS encoding glycoside hydrolase family 2 TIM barrel-domain containing protein; protein product: MRNTYSLNEGWIFKKRDFSLEKTIPKSVLEERINLPHTWNNEVNNSREEFSYQRTITLSENHRDDNLYLEFLGANSVCKVYLNDLFVGEHRGGYSAFRFDITELYDWDKENVVTVFVDNSQTKDVSPLNGDFTIYGGLYRPVNLICVGKEHFSLDFWGTDGVIIRSEVKEDKSGVVNLEVHTVCAPDAAVNITILDEGDHIIYSETIPSDQKNVVIELDGPNLWEGQESPYLYTLEATLQKNGTAVDQVKKTFGFRRCSLTPDRGFFLNDKHLRINGVAKHQDFEEVGNAVRNEHIEKDFEIIREIGANAIRLSHYQHSQSVYDLCDKEGYVVWAEIPMMSLPDREGVLENAADQLTELILQNCHHPSICFWGIQNEIAMDGESIAMYQAVNTLNDRVRELLPTALTASANMNEVKNNSPLNFITDMMGYNLYFGWYYDSMQDLNAWIENFHTENPQVSLGISEYGADSNLAFHSDTPKVKDYSEEFQAIYHEQTYPIIKVKPYMWGSFVWNMFDFGSSVRNEGGTKGKNCKGLVSFDRNTKKDAFYYYKANWSQEPFIHICEKRFINRDKDRIDIKIYSNLKQVSLIVNETDMGTVAGETVFSFENVLLQPGENKVRAYSDSHEDSAVFRKVDAPDQSYIFVDPNPEINVKNWFTQERGEVDLFPSNAYSVLDTLGTLMENEEAWNVVKESAPDIAERSVPGAPVTLLWVANKMKNYFSEEAVKEINNKLIKITKS